A single region of the Xiphophorus maculatus strain JP 163 A chromosome 3, X_maculatus-5.0-male, whole genome shotgun sequence genome encodes:
- the cep162 gene encoding centrosomal protein of 162 kDa isoform X6, with the protein MGFFFRFSPQLRRIITMSYRRTKEELDAEFEKFLKESVSDDSVDLSSPDKQPKTRSSQKSSEKPTVSWWQDDENSSGESSKTPGGNKSAMGLDTLEEEEEKARFFAQIEAGASSAIDYSKMNRELDSSHSTFATELRKENGPAVEPSAAAVPVGESSGRRAVLTNNPVRDSGFPHHFFLSAHSGSPQYSEDFEDEDGIKESQTKNSKLSPALVRGQLYAQSVRSEVEALQEAYRQIHSVEDCNGHCCLPLEDEGRTDKPVSPPSLPQHAQQSLQPFSTNDSDLPTEEELMRPIRAEDHTRGFTLQPVSQELRMFPRVTPSELDLEQPGQSHSRTTEPLDLDLTSSIRKEVGRLMQEQNKHFPQTLSLVGNAKKKTTSKGSSVIRSCMLSERKLPLAPSRGRFGDSKAAGKMSKAAPPKAPRSTNKSTKKQEQDSGGAAAETGVRISSELVASVQSLVAVLEQQMSSLHHAVPQDCSCTQAPPQVAVRQQFTTDSSVIEALRAQLVHKEKELQMMKDDAEEVNSLRQQNYLLQSKLRSAEEASQRGWLEAANPGAEDKIQLIEKEMKEQEMLIKGYQQENEKLYVEMKAEHSRSKANQDAMFNENQELLSQLAVTREQLRRSSRPVSNVCAMDHTKRISDLLAQINIHQQNEARLCEENSRLEQEKQSLQVELQLIKQEQQLAKAQAFSISGGDEMSELQSLQQQHREEVAAFKSKLQWFAENQELLDRDAGRLKAATAEIVQLKEQVENLKREVGKRSSDVQRKARDRPADTKKMQDLQRQVKELEQILRSRNPNSLPALIYAAATAAGGEVTSSGTHPPSTVNVLLERRIQQLESELESHDQEAKRTLRAIEQQFHQIKAQPSPGRHQRQAEVALGGRIKWLNQELATKRRTIQELSRMVERLQREPRSMPSMPCQRSESHSAESRAQESAAAADGSTQAGRFPGAQYEKTYQPSVFTGSHVSELQQENEALSRRVELFQLQSEQKKEELKANAVQAKEELFRLKEEFAEQLSCVKAEHLRVLKHLQATHALEHSSSKVSELSNKLNNQEIAMKRLQQQLKELQECKEALSISRRREEALQKQLTKLLQELKEAKEAQSSEVKLLSSLERKIISMELRHEHRKKELRQVIAETFQMSTEDLQSEVERWRRLAQDKSSELDTFRSELDSILDILRHLQKHGAVLPALKPGRTACLL; encoded by the exons ATGGGATTCTTTTTCAGGTTCAGTCCACAACTGAGGAGGATTATTACAATGTCTTACAGACGGACTAAGGAAGAGCTGGATGCTGAGTTTGAGAAGTTCCTGAAAGAG TCTGTTTCAGATGACTCGGTGGATTTAAGCAGCCCTGACAAGCAGCCCAAAACTAGAAGCAGCCAGAAATCCAGTGAGAAACCGACAGTTTCATGGTGGCAAGATGATGAAAACAGCAGTGGTG aATCATCAAAGACACCAGGTGGGAACAAGAGCGCTATGGGCCTGGACACActagaggaagaggaggagaaagccAGGTTCTTTGCACAGATAGAGGCAGGAGCTTCATCAGCTATAGATTATTCCAAAATGAACAGAGAGCTGGATTCAAGCCATTCTACCTTTGCCACTGAGCTCAG GAAAGAGAATGGGCCAGCAGTGGAGCCTTCTGCTGCAGCAGTACCTGTGGGAGAGTCTTCAGGTAGGAGGGCAGTTCTGACGAACAACCCTGTTAGAGACTCTGGGTTTCCTCAtcacttttttctctcagcCCACTCTGGCTCCCCACAATACAGTGAAGATTTTGAAGATGAGGATGGCATAAAAGAGTCGCAAACGAAG AACTCTAAATTGTCCCCAGCTCTTGTAAGAG GCCAGTTATATGCACAGAGTGTAAGGTCAGAGGTGGAGGCTCTTCAGGAAGCATATAGACAGATTCACTCTGTGGAGGACTGCAATGGTCACTGCTGTCTCCCTCTAGAGGATGAAGGGAGGACCGACAAGCCAGTCTCTCCACCGTCTCTTCCTCAGCATGCTCAGCAGTCTCTGCAGCCTTTTTCTACCAACGACTCAG ACTTGCCCACAGAAGAGGAGCTGATGAGGCCCATACGAGCAGAAGACCACACCAGAGGCTTTACTCTGCAGCCTGTCAG TCAGGAACTGAGGATGTTCCCACGTGTGACTCCATCAGAGCTGGACCTGGAGCAGCCTGGACAGAGCCACTCTAGAACCACAGAACCACTCGACCTTGATCTGACCTCCAGTATCAGGAAGGAAGTGGGAAGACTGATGCAGGAacagaataaacattttccCCAAACTCTCTCACTGGTTGgcaacgcaaaaaaaaaaaca ACATCCAAGGGCTCCTCTGTGATTCGTTCCTGCATGCTGTCTGAAAGGAAGCTTCCTCTTGCTCCATCCAGAGGCAGGTTCGGGGACAGCAAGGCAGCTGGGAAGATGAGCAAAGCTGCTCCACCCAAAGCCCCCCGCTCAACAaacaaatccacaaaaaaacaagaacaagatAGCGGTGGTGCTGCAG CAGAGACAGGTGTGAGGATAAGCAGTGAGCTGGTGGCGTCCGTTCAGTCCCTGGTGGCTGTCCTCGAGCAGCAGATGAGCAGTCTCCATCATGCTGTGCCTCAGGACTGCAGCTGTACACAAGCCCCTCCTCAGGTCGCAGTAAGACAACAATTCACCACA GACAGTTCTGTGATTGAGGCATTAAGAGCACAGCTGGTCCACAAGGAAAAGGAGTTGCAGATGATGAAGGATGATGCTGAGGAGGTCAACTCACTGAGACAACAGAACTACCTGCTGCAGAGCAAG CTGCGCAGTGCAGAGGAAGCCAGTCAGAGGGGATGGCTGGAGGCTGCAAATCCTGGCGCTGAGGACAAAATCCAGCTAATagagaaagaaatgaaggaGCAGGAGATGCTCATCAAAGGTTACCAGCAG GAAAATGAGAAGCTGTATGTAGAGATGAAGGCTGAGCACAGCAGGAGTAAAGCCAATCAGGACGCCATGTTTAATGAGAACCAGGAGCTGCTCAGCCAGCTGGCTGTCACCAG GGAGCAGCTGAGAAGAAGCTCCAGGCCTGTGAGCAACGTGTGTGCAATGGATCACACTAAACGCATCTCTGACTTGTTGGCTCAAATCAACATCCACCAG cagaaCGAGGCCAGACTATGTGAGGAGAACAGCAGGCTGGAGCAGGAGAAGCAGTCCCTGCAGGTGGAGCTGCAGCTGataaaacaggagcagcagTTGGCCAAAGCGCAGGCCTTCTCCATCTCAG GGGGAGATGAGATGTCTGAGCTGCAgagcctgcagcagcagcacagggaGGAGGTGGCAGCTTTCAAGAGTAAGCTGCAGTGGTTTGCAGAGAaccaggagctgctggacagAGATGCTGGCCGGCTAAAAGCAGCAACAGCTGAGATAGTCCAACTCAAAGAACAG GTGGAAAACCTGAAGAGGGAAGTAGGCAAAAGAAGCAGCGATGTGCAGAGAAAGGCCAGAGACAGACCTGCAGACACAAAGAAAATGCAGGATCTGCAGCGGCAG GTGAAGGAATTGGAGCAGATCCTGAGAAGCAGGAACCCAAACTCTCTACCAGCCCTCATCTATGCTGCAGCCACGGCCGCTGGCGGGGAGGTCACCTCCAGCGGGACGCACCCTCCCAGCACAGTCAACGTTCTTCTGGAGCGCAGGATTCAGCAGCTGGAATCTGAGCTGGAAAGTCACGATCAAGAGGCCAAGCGAACCCTGAGGGCCATAGAGCAACAGTTCCACCAGATTAAG GCACAGCCGAGTCCAGGGCGACACCAGCGCCAAGCTGAGGTGGCGTTAGGAGGCCGGATCAAGTGGCTGAACCAGGAGCTGGCCACTAAGAGACGCACCATTCAGGAGCTGAGCCGGATGGTAGAGAGGCTGCAGAGGGAGCCCAGGAGCATGCCGTCTATGCCCTGCCAGCGATCAGAGAGCCATTCAGCAGAGAGCAGAGCTCAGgaatctgctgctgcagcagatggCAGCACACAGGCAGGAAGGTTTCCTGGAGCTCAGTATGAGAAGACCTACCAGCCGTCTGTGTTCACAG GAAGCCAtgtctctgagctgcagcaaGAGAACGAGGCTCTGAGTCGGCGTGTGGAACTGTTCCAGCTGCAGAGTGAGCAGAAGAAGGAGGAACTGAAGGCCAACGCTGTTCAGGCAAAGGAGGAGCTGTTCAG GCTGAAAGAAGAATTTGCAGAGCAGCTCTCCTGTGTGAAGGCTGAACACCTCAGGGTGCTGAAGCATCTGCAAGCCACCCATGCCCTGGAGCACTCATCCTCCAAGGTTTCAGAACTGAGCAATAAGCTCAACAACCAGGAG ATAGCAATGAAacgcctgcagcagcagctgaaggagctgcaggaatGTAAAGAGGCTCTCTCCATCTCCAGGCGCAGAGAAGAAGCTCTGCAGAAGCAG TTAACCAAACTGCTGCAGGAGCTGAAGGAAGCTAAAGAAGCTCAGAGCTCTGAGGTGAAACTTCTGAGCAGTCTGGAGAGGAAGATCATTAGCATGGAGCTCAGACATGAGCATAGAAAGAAGGAGCTGCGGCAG GTTATTGCCGAAACGTTTCAGATGTCAACAGAAGACCTGCAGTCAGAAGTGGAGCGGTGGCGGCGCCTGGCTCAGGACAAGAGCAGCGAGCTGGACACTTTCCGCTCAGAGCTGGACTCCATACTGGACATCCTGAGACATCTGCAGAAACACGGAGCGGTCCTCCCCGCTCTCAAACCTGGGCGTACAGCCTGTCTCCTATAG
- the cep162 gene encoding centrosomal protein of 162 kDa isoform X1, which produces MGFFFRFSPQLRRIITMSYRRTKEELDAEFEKFLKESVSDDSVDLSSPDKQPKTRSSQKSSEKPTVSWWQDDENSSGESSKTPGGNKSAMGLDTLEEEEEKARFFAQIEAGASSAIDYSKMNRELDSSHSTFATELRKENGPAVEPSAAAVPVGESSGRRAVLTNNPVRDSGFPHHFFLSAHSGSPQYSEDFEDEDGIKESQTKNSKLSPALVRGQLYAQSVRSEVEALQEAYRQIHSVEDCNGHCCLPLEDEGRTDKPVSPPSLPQHAQQSLQPFSTNDSDLPTEEELMRPIRAEDHTRGFTLQPVSQELRMFPRVTPSELDLEQPGQSHSRTTEPLDLDLTSSIRKEVGRLMQEQNKHFPQTLSLVGNAKKKTTSKGSSVIRSCMLSERKLPLAPSRGRFGDSKAAGKMSKAAPPKAPRSTNKSTKKQEQDSGGAAAETGVRISSELVASVQSLVAVLEQQMSSLHHAVPQDCSCTQAPPQVAVRQQFTTDSSVIEALRAQLVHKEKELQMMKDDAEEVNSLRQQNYLLQSKLRSAEEASQRGWLEAANPGAEDKIQLIEKEMKEQEMLIKGYQQENEKLYVEMKAEHSRSKANQDAMFNENQELLSQLAVTREQLRRSSRPVSNVCAMDHTKRISDLLAQINIHQQNEARLCEENSRLEQEKQSLQVELQLIKQEQQLAKAQAFSISGGDEMSELQSLQQQHREEVAAFKSKLQWFAENQELLDRDAGRLKAATAEIVQLKEQVENLKREVGKRSSDVQRKARDRPADTKKMQDLQRQVKELEQILRSRNPNSLPALIYAAATAAGGEVTSSGTHPPSTVNVLLERRIQQLESELESHDQEAKRTLRAIEQQFHQIKLRYEQQICELEQQLEQRQPPAAAATVVEAGSDAWISKCQGLEKELRHIKDRHQQKDKHLQDQIESLQQQLKHKAQPSPGRHQRQAEVALGGRIKWLNQELATKRRTIQELSRMVERLQREPRSMPSMPCQRSESHSAESRAQESAAAADGSTQAGRFPGAQYEKTYQPSVFTGSHVSELQQENEALSRRVELFQLQSEQKKEELKANAVQAKEELFRLKEEFAEQLSCVKAEHLRVLKHLQATHALEHSSSKVSELSNKLNNQEIAMKRLQQQLKELQECKEALSISRRREEALQKQLTKLLQELKEAKEAQSSEVKLLSSLERKIISMELRHEHRKKELRQVIAETFQMSTEDLQSEVERWRRLAQDKSSELDTFRSELDSILDILRHLQKHGAVLPALKPGRTACLL; this is translated from the exons ATGGGATTCTTTTTCAGGTTCAGTCCACAACTGAGGAGGATTATTACAATGTCTTACAGACGGACTAAGGAAGAGCTGGATGCTGAGTTTGAGAAGTTCCTGAAAGAG TCTGTTTCAGATGACTCGGTGGATTTAAGCAGCCCTGACAAGCAGCCCAAAACTAGAAGCAGCCAGAAATCCAGTGAGAAACCGACAGTTTCATGGTGGCAAGATGATGAAAACAGCAGTGGTG aATCATCAAAGACACCAGGTGGGAACAAGAGCGCTATGGGCCTGGACACActagaggaagaggaggagaaagccAGGTTCTTTGCACAGATAGAGGCAGGAGCTTCATCAGCTATAGATTATTCCAAAATGAACAGAGAGCTGGATTCAAGCCATTCTACCTTTGCCACTGAGCTCAG GAAAGAGAATGGGCCAGCAGTGGAGCCTTCTGCTGCAGCAGTACCTGTGGGAGAGTCTTCAGGTAGGAGGGCAGTTCTGACGAACAACCCTGTTAGAGACTCTGGGTTTCCTCAtcacttttttctctcagcCCACTCTGGCTCCCCACAATACAGTGAAGATTTTGAAGATGAGGATGGCATAAAAGAGTCGCAAACGAAG AACTCTAAATTGTCCCCAGCTCTTGTAAGAG GCCAGTTATATGCACAGAGTGTAAGGTCAGAGGTGGAGGCTCTTCAGGAAGCATATAGACAGATTCACTCTGTGGAGGACTGCAATGGTCACTGCTGTCTCCCTCTAGAGGATGAAGGGAGGACCGACAAGCCAGTCTCTCCACCGTCTCTTCCTCAGCATGCTCAGCAGTCTCTGCAGCCTTTTTCTACCAACGACTCAG ACTTGCCCACAGAAGAGGAGCTGATGAGGCCCATACGAGCAGAAGACCACACCAGAGGCTTTACTCTGCAGCCTGTCAG TCAGGAACTGAGGATGTTCCCACGTGTGACTCCATCAGAGCTGGACCTGGAGCAGCCTGGACAGAGCCACTCTAGAACCACAGAACCACTCGACCTTGATCTGACCTCCAGTATCAGGAAGGAAGTGGGAAGACTGATGCAGGAacagaataaacattttccCCAAACTCTCTCACTGGTTGgcaacgcaaaaaaaaaaaca ACATCCAAGGGCTCCTCTGTGATTCGTTCCTGCATGCTGTCTGAAAGGAAGCTTCCTCTTGCTCCATCCAGAGGCAGGTTCGGGGACAGCAAGGCAGCTGGGAAGATGAGCAAAGCTGCTCCACCCAAAGCCCCCCGCTCAACAaacaaatccacaaaaaaacaagaacaagatAGCGGTGGTGCTGCAG CAGAGACAGGTGTGAGGATAAGCAGTGAGCTGGTGGCGTCCGTTCAGTCCCTGGTGGCTGTCCTCGAGCAGCAGATGAGCAGTCTCCATCATGCTGTGCCTCAGGACTGCAGCTGTACACAAGCCCCTCCTCAGGTCGCAGTAAGACAACAATTCACCACA GACAGTTCTGTGATTGAGGCATTAAGAGCACAGCTGGTCCACAAGGAAAAGGAGTTGCAGATGATGAAGGATGATGCTGAGGAGGTCAACTCACTGAGACAACAGAACTACCTGCTGCAGAGCAAG CTGCGCAGTGCAGAGGAAGCCAGTCAGAGGGGATGGCTGGAGGCTGCAAATCCTGGCGCTGAGGACAAAATCCAGCTAATagagaaagaaatgaaggaGCAGGAGATGCTCATCAAAGGTTACCAGCAG GAAAATGAGAAGCTGTATGTAGAGATGAAGGCTGAGCACAGCAGGAGTAAAGCCAATCAGGACGCCATGTTTAATGAGAACCAGGAGCTGCTCAGCCAGCTGGCTGTCACCAG GGAGCAGCTGAGAAGAAGCTCCAGGCCTGTGAGCAACGTGTGTGCAATGGATCACACTAAACGCATCTCTGACTTGTTGGCTCAAATCAACATCCACCAG cagaaCGAGGCCAGACTATGTGAGGAGAACAGCAGGCTGGAGCAGGAGAAGCAGTCCCTGCAGGTGGAGCTGCAGCTGataaaacaggagcagcagTTGGCCAAAGCGCAGGCCTTCTCCATCTCAG GGGGAGATGAGATGTCTGAGCTGCAgagcctgcagcagcagcacagggaGGAGGTGGCAGCTTTCAAGAGTAAGCTGCAGTGGTTTGCAGAGAaccaggagctgctggacagAGATGCTGGCCGGCTAAAAGCAGCAACAGCTGAGATAGTCCAACTCAAAGAACAG GTGGAAAACCTGAAGAGGGAAGTAGGCAAAAGAAGCAGCGATGTGCAGAGAAAGGCCAGAGACAGACCTGCAGACACAAAGAAAATGCAGGATCTGCAGCGGCAG GTGAAGGAATTGGAGCAGATCCTGAGAAGCAGGAACCCAAACTCTCTACCAGCCCTCATCTATGCTGCAGCCACGGCCGCTGGCGGGGAGGTCACCTCCAGCGGGACGCACCCTCCCAGCACAGTCAACGTTCTTCTGGAGCGCAGGATTCAGCAGCTGGAATCTGAGCTGGAAAGTCACGATCAAGAGGCCAAGCGAACCCTGAGGGCCATAGAGCAACAGTTCCACCAGATTAAG CTGCGCTACGAGCAACAGATATGTGAactggagcagcagctggaaCAAAGACAGCCGCCCGCAGCAGCGGCCACGGTGGTGGAGGCAGGGTCAGATGCATGGATATCTAAATGTCAGGGTCTGGAAAAGGAGCTGCGGCATATAAAGGACAGACACcagcagaaagacaaacatcTGCAGGACCAGATAGagtctctgcagcagcagctcaaacACAAG GCACAGCCGAGTCCAGGGCGACACCAGCGCCAAGCTGAGGTGGCGTTAGGAGGCCGGATCAAGTGGCTGAACCAGGAGCTGGCCACTAAGAGACGCACCATTCAGGAGCTGAGCCGGATGGTAGAGAGGCTGCAGAGGGAGCCCAGGAGCATGCCGTCTATGCCCTGCCAGCGATCAGAGAGCCATTCAGCAGAGAGCAGAGCTCAGgaatctgctgctgcagcagatggCAGCACACAGGCAGGAAGGTTTCCTGGAGCTCAGTATGAGAAGACCTACCAGCCGTCTGTGTTCACAG GAAGCCAtgtctctgagctgcagcaaGAGAACGAGGCTCTGAGTCGGCGTGTGGAACTGTTCCAGCTGCAGAGTGAGCAGAAGAAGGAGGAACTGAAGGCCAACGCTGTTCAGGCAAAGGAGGAGCTGTTCAG GCTGAAAGAAGAATTTGCAGAGCAGCTCTCCTGTGTGAAGGCTGAACACCTCAGGGTGCTGAAGCATCTGCAAGCCACCCATGCCCTGGAGCACTCATCCTCCAAGGTTTCAGAACTGAGCAATAAGCTCAACAACCAGGAG ATAGCAATGAAacgcctgcagcagcagctgaaggagctgcaggaatGTAAAGAGGCTCTCTCCATCTCCAGGCGCAGAGAAGAAGCTCTGCAGAAGCAG TTAACCAAACTGCTGCAGGAGCTGAAGGAAGCTAAAGAAGCTCAGAGCTCTGAGGTGAAACTTCTGAGCAGTCTGGAGAGGAAGATCATTAGCATGGAGCTCAGACATGAGCATAGAAAGAAGGAGCTGCGGCAG GTTATTGCCGAAACGTTTCAGATGTCAACAGAAGACCTGCAGTCAGAAGTGGAGCGGTGGCGGCGCCTGGCTCAGGACAAGAGCAGCGAGCTGGACACTTTCCGCTCAGAGCTGGACTCCATACTGGACATCCTGAGACATCTGCAGAAACACGGAGCGGTCCTCCCCGCTCTCAAACCTGGGCGTACAGCCTGTCTCCTATAG